The proteins below come from a single Cylindrospermopsis raciborskii Cr2010 genomic window:
- a CDS encoding 16S rRNA (uracil(1498)-N(3))-methyltransferase, whose amino-acid sequence MAQLQRLTIQASQLQQNQVLLTPQQKHYLLRVLRLQDGDEFISMDGMGKWWLTRLTADTAQILQPLTPKTELPLSITLMLALPKGNAFDDVVRYSTELGVSSILPVLSDRTLLNPSPQRLERWRRIAAEAAEQSERAFVPTILEPVVFNAALSEYINSQCYICQARGSYPHLINIINLPLKSIKEIVVAIGPEGGWTETEIATAILAKFQPVSLGDRILRAATAPIVALSLIAAACEIPFPTTPQKVFLD is encoded by the coding sequence ATGGCCCAACTGCAACGTCTCACCATTCAAGCATCCCAACTACAACAAAACCAAGTTCTCTTAACCCCTCAACAAAAACATTACTTGTTACGAGTATTAAGACTACAAGATGGGGATGAATTTATTTCTATGGATGGCATGGGTAAATGGTGGTTGACCAGATTAACAGCAGATACGGCACAGATTTTACAACCCCTGACACCAAAAACAGAGTTACCCCTATCTATAACCCTCATGCTGGCCTTACCCAAAGGCAATGCTTTTGATGACGTGGTTCGCTACTCCACAGAACTGGGCGTATCCTCTATTTTACCTGTTTTGAGCGATCGCACTTTATTAAATCCCAGTCCTCAAAGACTAGAACGGTGGCGACGTATAGCTGCTGAAGCTGCGGAGCAATCAGAACGCGCTTTTGTTCCCACCATATTGGAACCCGTGGTTTTTAATGCTGCTCTAAGTGAATATATTAACTCTCAATGTTATATATGCCAAGCCAGGGGTAGCTATCCCCATTTAATCAATATAATTAATCTTCCGCTTAAAAGTATTAAAGAAATTGTAGTTGCCATAGGTCCAGAGGGTGGATGGACAGAAACAGAAATTGCCACTGCCATCCTAGCTAAATTTCAGCCAGTATCCCTAGGCGATCGCATTTTGCGTGCAGCAACTGCCCCCATAGTTGCTTTATCTTTGATTGCTGCTGCTTGTGAAATCCCATTCCCAACCACCCCCCAGAAGGTGTTCCTTGACTAG
- a CDS encoding ammonium transporter — protein sequence MTRIRSKRLRRKRGSALRLSFPWLSAGNLAPIGRACITVAMLIVISWGYAAVAADPPKLEDIAKQSADLKVGIDTMWVMFAGMLVFFMNAGFGMLETGLCRQKNAVNVLAKNLIVFALSTVAFWAIGFGLMFSDGNPFIGFGGLFLQGADNSPAMGDAYKGIFSSLNWTGVPLGAKFFFQLVFAGTAATIVSGAVAERVKFLSFLIFSLLLVGLAYPITGHWIWGGGWLYKLGFWDFAGSTVVHSVGGWAALAGAFLLGPRIGRYNPDGSANAMPGHNMSIATLGCLILWLGWFGFNPGSTMSVSDGTAIAHIALTTNTAGAFGGIAATIAAWAFLGKPDLSMIINGILAGLVGVTASCAYISVPSSAIVGAIAGVLVVQAVPFFDKLKIDDPVGAVSVHLCCGVWGTLAVGLFAEGNVYYQGGPTGLFFGGGIGQLWTQFVGVLTIGLFTVLISGIFFLALKYTMGIRVKESEELEGLDVGEHGMEAYSGFVKEASSPDLIGFGNR from the coding sequence ATGACAAGAATAAGATCAAAACGCCTCCGGCGTAAGCGGGGCTCTGCCCTTCGACTGAGTTTTCCATGGCTATCAGCAGGAAACCTGGCTCCTATTGGGCGTGCTTGTATAACTGTCGCTATGCTAATTGTAATTAGCTGGGGCTATGCAGCTGTTGCAGCTGACCCACCTAAGCTAGAAGACATTGCTAAACAGTCCGCTGATCTCAAAGTTGGCATTGACACCATGTGGGTGATGTTTGCCGGGATGCTAGTATTTTTTATGAATGCTGGTTTTGGTATGTTAGAAACGGGGTTATGTCGTCAGAAAAACGCCGTTAATGTACTGGCAAAAAACCTAATTGTATTTGCCCTTTCTACAGTAGCTTTCTGGGCCATTGGATTTGGCCTGATGTTCAGTGATGGTAACCCCTTCATAGGTTTTGGTGGTTTATTTTTACAGGGAGCTGATAATAGCCCAGCCATGGGGGATGCATATAAGGGAATTTTCAGTTCCCTCAACTGGACTGGTGTTCCCTTAGGGGCCAAGTTCTTCTTCCAACTAGTGTTTGCAGGTACAGCGGCCACAATCGTATCCGGAGCAGTAGCAGAAAGAGTCAAATTTCTCAGCTTTCTCATCTTTAGTTTACTCTTGGTTGGCTTGGCCTATCCCATTACAGGTCACTGGATCTGGGGCGGAGGATGGCTATACAAGCTGGGTTTCTGGGACTTTGCTGGCTCTACTGTGGTTCACTCCGTTGGAGGTTGGGCCGCTCTAGCGGGAGCCTTCTTGTTAGGGCCCAGAATTGGTCGCTACAATCCGGATGGTTCTGCTAATGCCATGCCCGGTCACAATATGAGTATTGCTACCCTTGGTTGTTTGATACTCTGGCTAGGTTGGTTTGGTTTCAACCCTGGATCTACTATGAGTGTATCAGATGGAACCGCTATTGCCCACATTGCCTTAACTACCAATACAGCTGGTGCCTTTGGTGGTATAGCAGCAACCATTGCAGCTTGGGCATTTCTAGGTAAGCCTGACTTATCTATGATTATTAATGGCATTCTGGCCGGACTGGTGGGAGTTACTGCTTCTTGTGCCTATATTAGTGTTCCCTCATCAGCTATTGTGGGTGCTATTGCTGGTGTTCTTGTAGTACAGGCGGTACCCTTCTTTGACAAACTAAAAATTGATGACCCGGTGGGAGCAGTTTCCGTACACCTATGTTGTGGTGTGTGGGGTACCTTAGCAGTGGGATTATTTGCCGAGGGAAATGTTTACTATCAGGGTGGTCCTACAGGGCTATTCTTTGGTGGTGGTATTGGACAACTGTGGACTCAATTTGTGGGTGTGCTAACCATAGGTTTGTTTACAGTTCTGATATCTGGCATTTTCTTCCTCGCACTCAAATATACTATGGGTATTCGAGTCAAAGAATCAGAGGAACTGGAAGGTCTGGATGTGGGTGAACACGGTATGGAAGCCTATTCCGGATTTGTGAAGGAAGCATCCTCTCCTGATTTGATTGGTTTTGGCAATCGCTAG